One segment of Toxotes jaculatrix isolate fToxJac2 chromosome 8, fToxJac2.pri, whole genome shotgun sequence DNA contains the following:
- the l3mbtl1b gene encoding lethal(3)malignant brain tumor-like protein 4 isoform X2, with the protein MTDTPPNDGPSQGAEFDMISALDWKDGIATLPGSDIRFRMTEFGTLEIVTDLEVKGQEAEPNRETLDPAQSHTPTPPPEGQSQTGTAKAPANQNQPGSSQAQAPVLLSLEEGPSVEVGPSVEVGSGADMGANGELSRCRACGSRVPRDGLFQGKFCSSICAQPSSGRSSPGEARESQAVEGERLGKRVRKKRKIYMDSGDEEEDNQEEPEEKAKTTKGRRGAKLAKLVAAPPSKKRAWSWPSYLEEERAIAAPVKLFKEHQSFPQSRNSFKVGMKLEGLDPSHPSLFCVLTVAEIQGYRVRLHFDGYPECYDFWANADSWDLKPAGWCEKNGHKLLLPKGCKDGEFNWSTYVKNCRGQLAPKHLFKSLNTSVTPSGFRAGMKLEAVDRKNPSLICVATIAAVVDNRLLIHFDNWDDTYDYWCDASSPYIHPVGYCEEAELTLTTPAGKTQTKTHVEYKQPKSFSWEKYLEETGTQAAPARAFKPRPPHGFQVGMKVEAVDKRNPMLIRVATIADTEDHRLKIHFDGWSLEYDYWVETDCPDLHPVGWCQKTGHPLQYPNGSSDLLTASGQGCPTPGCNGVGHIRGPRYGTHYTQVSCPYSEMNLNKEGLLPDRLSGERPLTLSGPHPRGRRPDPHTNTTTQNSSTPEQPEGAEDSQNRKPATVEADRVGRNNQPEPLGGASEQSHNGTRPKRTAPVPKYLKMHYVKEELGDSKASPDAISLQQALHESVFSPGISASPPHRVALCWDKHCQLLPEVLGLTAKRVATWSAEEVASFVKGLPGCKEHAATFKTEQIDGEAFLLLTQTDIVKILSIKLGPALKIYNSILMLKNADEE; encoded by the exons ATGACTGACACTCCACCCAATGATGGTCCCTCCCAGGGAGCGGAGTTTGACATGATAAGTGCTCTGGACTGGAAGGATGGCATCGCCACGCTGCCAGGCAGCGACATCAGG TTCCGCATGACAGAGTTTGGGACTCTTGAGATTGTCACAGACCTAGAGGTCAAAGGGCAGGAGGCAGAGCCTAATCGTGAAACCTTGGACCCAGCTCAGTCTCACACTCCTACCCCTCCCCCAGAGGGCCAGTCACAGACCGGTACAGCCAAagctccagccaatcagaatcagCCGGGATCATCTCAAG CTCAAGCTCCTGTGCTTCTCTCTTTAGAGGAGGGCCCTAGTGTGGAGGTTGGTCCCAGTGTTGAAGTTGGTTCTGGTGCTGACATGGGCGCAAATGGAGAGCTGTCGAGGTGCCGGGCCTGTGGTAGCCGTGTTCCACGGGATGGCCTCTTTCAGGGCAAATTCTGTAGCTCCATTTGTGCACAGCCCTCCAGTGGCAG atcgTCTCCAGGGGAGGCACGGGAGAGTCAGGCAGTTGAAGGTGAGAGGCTCGGCAAACGTGTGCGCAAAAAGAGGAAGATCTACATGGATTctggtgatgaagaggaagacaaCCAAGAGGAACCAGAG GAAAAGGCCAAAACTACCAAAGGCAGAAGAGGTGCCAAACTTGCAAAATTGG TGGCCGCCCCTCCCAGTAAGAAGCGGGCATGGAGCTGGCCCTCTTACCTTGAAGAGGAGAGGGCCATCGCTGCTCCTGTTAAACTATTCAAAGAG CACCAGTCGTTCCCTCAAAGCAGGAACAGTTTTAAGGTGGGGATGAAGCTGGAGGGACTGGACCCGTCTCATCCATCTCTGTTCTGTGTGCTCACTGTTGCAGAG ATCCAAGGTTACAGGGTACGACTTCATTTCGATGGTTACCCAGAATGCTATGACTTCTGGGCAAACGCTGACTCGTGGGATCTGAAGCCAGCTGGCTGGTGTGAGAAGAATGGGCACAAGTTATTGTTGCCGAAAG GTTGTAAGGATGGAGAGTTTAATTGGAGCACGTATGTGAAGAACTGTAGGGGACAACTGGCCCCAAAACACCTATTCAAGAGCCTCAACACA tCCGTGACTCCGTCTGGATTTAGAGCAGGGATGAAGCTGGAGGCGGTTGACAGGAAGAACCCATCGTTGATCTGTGTAGCAACCATTGCTGCTGTTGTGGACAACCGCCTGCTCATTCATTTTGACAATTGGGATGACACATATGATTACTG GTGTGATGCCAGCAGTCCATACATACACCCTGTTGGTTACTGTGAAGAGGCTGAGCTAACTCTGACCACTCCAGCTGGTAAGACACAGACCAAGACACATGTGG AATATAAACAACCCAAGAGTTTCTCATGGGAGAAATACCTGGAAGAGACAGGAACACAGGCTGCTCCTGCTCGGGCTTTCAAACCG CGACCTCCACATGGCTTCCAGGTTGGAATGAAAGTGGAAGCTGTTGATAAGAGGAACCCCATGCTCATCCGTGTTGCAACTATAGCAGACACAGAGGACCACCGGCTGAAG ATCCATTTTGATGGCTGGAGTTTGGAGTATGACTACTGGGTGGAGACAGACTGCCCCGATCTGCACCCTGTGGGGTGGTGTCAGAAAACTGGACACCCACTACAATACCCTAACG GGTCCAGTGATTTATTGACTGCCTCAGGACAAGGATGTCCTACCCCGGGATGCAACGGGGTTGGCCACATTAGAGGACCTCGCTATGGGACTCACTACAC tcaggtGAGTTGTCCCTACTCAGAGATGAATCTGAACAAGGAGGGCTTGCTGCCAGACCGCCTCAGCGGAGAACGACCTCTCACCCTCAGCGGACCTCATCCTCGTGGGCGACGCCCCGATCCTCACACGAACACTACCACGCAGAACTCCTCAACGCCTGAGCAGCCTGAGGGGGCCGAGGACTCCCAGAACAG GAAACCAGCGACAGTGGAAGCTGACCGCGTAGGGCGCAACAACCAGCCTGAGCCACTGGGTGGAGCCAGTGAGCAGAGCCACAATGGAACAAGGCCTAAACG GACTGCTCCGGTTCCTAAATACCTGAAAATGCATTATGTTAAAGAGGAGCTCGGCGACAGTAAAG cCTCTCCAGATGCCATCTCTCTCCAGCAGGCCCTCCACGAGTCTGTGTTCTCCCCCGGCATCTCTGCCTCCCCCCCTCACCGGGTGGCTCTCTGCTGGGACAAACACTGCCAGCTGCTGCCCGAGGTCCTGGGGCTGACTGCCAAGAGAGTGGCCACTTGGAGCGCAGAGGAG gtggccaGTTTTGTCAAAGGACTCCCTGGATGTAAAGAACATGCTGCTACATTTAAAACAGAG CAAATAGATGGTGAGGCCTTCCTGCTACTCACTCAAACAGACATTGTCAAGATCCTGTCAATCAAGTTAGGACCCGCCCTGAAGATCTACAACTCCATCCTTATGTTGAAGAACGCAGACGAAGAGTAA
- the l3mbtl1b gene encoding lethal(3)malignant brain tumor-like protein 4 isoform X6, giving the protein MTDTPPNDGPSQGAEFDMISALDWKDGIATLPGSDIRFRMTEFGTLEIVTDLEVKGQEAEPNRETLDPAQSHTPTPPPEGQSQTGTAKAPANQNQPGSSQEEGPSVEVGPSVEVGSGADMGANGELSRCRACGSRVPRDGLFQGKFCSSICAQPSSGRSSPGEARESQAVEGERLGKRVRKKRKIYMDSGDEEEDNQEEPEEKAKTTKGRRGAKLAKLVAAPPSKKRAWSWPSYLEEERAIAAPVKLFKEHQSFPQSRNSFKVGMKLEGLDPSHPSLFCVLTVAEIQGYRVRLHFDGYPECYDFWANADSWDLKPAGWCEKNGHKLLLPKGCKDGEFNWSTYVKNCRGQLAPKHLFKSLNTSVTPSGFRAGMKLEAVDRKNPSLICVATIAAVVDNRLLIHFDNWDDTYDYWCDASSPYIHPVGYCEEAELTLTTPAGKTQTKTHVEYKQPKSFSWEKYLEETGTQAAPARAFKPRPPHGFQVGMKVEAVDKRNPMLIRVATIADTEDHRLKIHFDGWSLEYDYWVETDCPDLHPVGWCQKTGHPLQYPNGSSDLLTASGQGCPTPGCNGVGHIRGPRYGTHYTQVSCPYSEMNLNKEGLLPDRLSGERPLTLSGPHPRGRRPDPHTNTTTQNSSTPEQPEGAEDSQNRKPATVEADRVGRNNQPEPLGGASEQSHNGTRPKRTAPVPKYLKMHYVKEELGDSKASPDAISLQQALHESVFSPGISASPPHRVALCWDKHCQLLPEVLGLTAKRVATWSAEEVASFVKGLPGCKEHAATFKTEQIDGEAFLLLTQTDIVKILSIKLGPALKIYNSILMLKNADEE; this is encoded by the exons ATGACTGACACTCCACCCAATGATGGTCCCTCCCAGGGAGCGGAGTTTGACATGATAAGTGCTCTGGACTGGAAGGATGGCATCGCCACGCTGCCAGGCAGCGACATCAGG TTCCGCATGACAGAGTTTGGGACTCTTGAGATTGTCACAGACCTAGAGGTCAAAGGGCAGGAGGCAGAGCCTAATCGTGAAACCTTGGACCCAGCTCAGTCTCACACTCCTACCCCTCCCCCAGAGGGCCAGTCACAGACCGGTACAGCCAAagctccagccaatcagaatcagCCGGGATCATCTCAAG AGGAGGGCCCTAGTGTGGAGGTTGGTCCCAGTGTTGAAGTTGGTTCTGGTGCTGACATGGGCGCAAATGGAGAGCTGTCGAGGTGCCGGGCCTGTGGTAGCCGTGTTCCACGGGATGGCCTCTTTCAGGGCAAATTCTGTAGCTCCATTTGTGCACAGCCCTCCAGTGGCAG atcgTCTCCAGGGGAGGCACGGGAGAGTCAGGCAGTTGAAGGTGAGAGGCTCGGCAAACGTGTGCGCAAAAAGAGGAAGATCTACATGGATTctggtgatgaagaggaagacaaCCAAGAGGAACCAGAG GAAAAGGCCAAAACTACCAAAGGCAGAAGAGGTGCCAAACTTGCAAAATTGG TGGCCGCCCCTCCCAGTAAGAAGCGGGCATGGAGCTGGCCCTCTTACCTTGAAGAGGAGAGGGCCATCGCTGCTCCTGTTAAACTATTCAAAGAG CACCAGTCGTTCCCTCAAAGCAGGAACAGTTTTAAGGTGGGGATGAAGCTGGAGGGACTGGACCCGTCTCATCCATCTCTGTTCTGTGTGCTCACTGTTGCAGAG ATCCAAGGTTACAGGGTACGACTTCATTTCGATGGTTACCCAGAATGCTATGACTTCTGGGCAAACGCTGACTCGTGGGATCTGAAGCCAGCTGGCTGGTGTGAGAAGAATGGGCACAAGTTATTGTTGCCGAAAG GTTGTAAGGATGGAGAGTTTAATTGGAGCACGTATGTGAAGAACTGTAGGGGACAACTGGCCCCAAAACACCTATTCAAGAGCCTCAACACA tCCGTGACTCCGTCTGGATTTAGAGCAGGGATGAAGCTGGAGGCGGTTGACAGGAAGAACCCATCGTTGATCTGTGTAGCAACCATTGCTGCTGTTGTGGACAACCGCCTGCTCATTCATTTTGACAATTGGGATGACACATATGATTACTG GTGTGATGCCAGCAGTCCATACATACACCCTGTTGGTTACTGTGAAGAGGCTGAGCTAACTCTGACCACTCCAGCTGGTAAGACACAGACCAAGACACATGTGG AATATAAACAACCCAAGAGTTTCTCATGGGAGAAATACCTGGAAGAGACAGGAACACAGGCTGCTCCTGCTCGGGCTTTCAAACCG CGACCTCCACATGGCTTCCAGGTTGGAATGAAAGTGGAAGCTGTTGATAAGAGGAACCCCATGCTCATCCGTGTTGCAACTATAGCAGACACAGAGGACCACCGGCTGAAG ATCCATTTTGATGGCTGGAGTTTGGAGTATGACTACTGGGTGGAGACAGACTGCCCCGATCTGCACCCTGTGGGGTGGTGTCAGAAAACTGGACACCCACTACAATACCCTAACG GGTCCAGTGATTTATTGACTGCCTCAGGACAAGGATGTCCTACCCCGGGATGCAACGGGGTTGGCCACATTAGAGGACCTCGCTATGGGACTCACTACAC tcaggtGAGTTGTCCCTACTCAGAGATGAATCTGAACAAGGAGGGCTTGCTGCCAGACCGCCTCAGCGGAGAACGACCTCTCACCCTCAGCGGACCTCATCCTCGTGGGCGACGCCCCGATCCTCACACGAACACTACCACGCAGAACTCCTCAACGCCTGAGCAGCCTGAGGGGGCCGAGGACTCCCAGAACAG GAAACCAGCGACAGTGGAAGCTGACCGCGTAGGGCGCAACAACCAGCCTGAGCCACTGGGTGGAGCCAGTGAGCAGAGCCACAATGGAACAAGGCCTAAACG GACTGCTCCGGTTCCTAAATACCTGAAAATGCATTATGTTAAAGAGGAGCTCGGCGACAGTAAAG cCTCTCCAGATGCCATCTCTCTCCAGCAGGCCCTCCACGAGTCTGTGTTCTCCCCCGGCATCTCTGCCTCCCCCCCTCACCGGGTGGCTCTCTGCTGGGACAAACACTGCCAGCTGCTGCCCGAGGTCCTGGGGCTGACTGCCAAGAGAGTGGCCACTTGGAGCGCAGAGGAG gtggccaGTTTTGTCAAAGGACTCCCTGGATGTAAAGAACATGCTGCTACATTTAAAACAGAG CAAATAGATGGTGAGGCCTTCCTGCTACTCACTCAAACAGACATTGTCAAGATCCTGTCAATCAAGTTAGGACCCGCCCTGAAGATCTACAACTCCATCCTTATGTTGAAGAACGCAGACGAAGAGTAA
- the l3mbtl1b gene encoding lethal(3)malignant brain tumor-like protein 4 isoform X5, whose protein sequence is MTDTPPNDGPSQGAEFDMISALDWKDGIATLPGSDIRFRMTEFGTLEIVTDLEVKGQEAEPNRETLDPAQSHTPTPPPEGQSQTGTAKAPANQNQPGSSQAQAPVLLSLEEGPSVEVGPSVEVGSGADMGANGELSRCRACGSRVPRDGLFQGKFCSSICAQPSSGRSSPGEARESQAVEGERLGKRVRKKRKIYMDSGDEEEDNQEEPEEKAKTTKGRRGAKLAKLVAAPPSKKRAWSWPSYLEEERAIAAPVKLFKEHQSFPQSRNSFKVGMKLEGLDPSHPSLFCVLTVAEIQGYRVRLHFDGYPECYDFWANADSWDLKPAGWCEKNGHKLLLPKGCKDGEFNWSTYVKNCRGQLAPKHLFKSLNTSVTPSGFRAGMKLEAVDRKNPSLICVATIAAVVDNRLLIHFDNWDDTYDYWCDASSPYIHPVGYCEEAELTLTTPAEYKQPKSFSWEKYLEETGTQAAPARAFKPRPPHGFQVGMKVEAVDKRNPMLIRVATIADTEDHRLKIHFDGWSLEYDYWVETDCPDLHPVGWCQKTGHPLQYPNGSSDLLTASGQGCPTPGCNGVGHIRGPRYGTHYTQVSCPYSEMNLNKEGLLPDRLSGERPLTLSGPHPRGRRPDPHTNTTTQNSSTPEQPEGAEDSQNRKPATVEADRVGRNNQPEPLGGASEQSHNGTRPKRTAPVPKYLKMHYVKEELGDSKASPDAISLQQALHESVFSPGISASPPHRVALCWDKHCQLLPEVLGLTAKRVATWSAEEVASFVKGLPGCKEHAATFKTEQIDGEAFLLLTQTDIVKILSIKLGPALKIYNSILMLKNADEE, encoded by the exons ATGACTGACACTCCACCCAATGATGGTCCCTCCCAGGGAGCGGAGTTTGACATGATAAGTGCTCTGGACTGGAAGGATGGCATCGCCACGCTGCCAGGCAGCGACATCAGG TTCCGCATGACAGAGTTTGGGACTCTTGAGATTGTCACAGACCTAGAGGTCAAAGGGCAGGAGGCAGAGCCTAATCGTGAAACCTTGGACCCAGCTCAGTCTCACACTCCTACCCCTCCCCCAGAGGGCCAGTCACAGACCGGTACAGCCAAagctccagccaatcagaatcagCCGGGATCATCTCAAG CTCAAGCTCCTGTGCTTCTCTCTTTAGAGGAGGGCCCTAGTGTGGAGGTTGGTCCCAGTGTTGAAGTTGGTTCTGGTGCTGACATGGGCGCAAATGGAGAGCTGTCGAGGTGCCGGGCCTGTGGTAGCCGTGTTCCACGGGATGGCCTCTTTCAGGGCAAATTCTGTAGCTCCATTTGTGCACAGCCCTCCAGTGGCAG atcgTCTCCAGGGGAGGCACGGGAGAGTCAGGCAGTTGAAGGTGAGAGGCTCGGCAAACGTGTGCGCAAAAAGAGGAAGATCTACATGGATTctggtgatgaagaggaagacaaCCAAGAGGAACCAGAG GAAAAGGCCAAAACTACCAAAGGCAGAAGAGGTGCCAAACTTGCAAAATTGG TGGCCGCCCCTCCCAGTAAGAAGCGGGCATGGAGCTGGCCCTCTTACCTTGAAGAGGAGAGGGCCATCGCTGCTCCTGTTAAACTATTCAAAGAG CACCAGTCGTTCCCTCAAAGCAGGAACAGTTTTAAGGTGGGGATGAAGCTGGAGGGACTGGACCCGTCTCATCCATCTCTGTTCTGTGTGCTCACTGTTGCAGAG ATCCAAGGTTACAGGGTACGACTTCATTTCGATGGTTACCCAGAATGCTATGACTTCTGGGCAAACGCTGACTCGTGGGATCTGAAGCCAGCTGGCTGGTGTGAGAAGAATGGGCACAAGTTATTGTTGCCGAAAG GTTGTAAGGATGGAGAGTTTAATTGGAGCACGTATGTGAAGAACTGTAGGGGACAACTGGCCCCAAAACACCTATTCAAGAGCCTCAACACA tCCGTGACTCCGTCTGGATTTAGAGCAGGGATGAAGCTGGAGGCGGTTGACAGGAAGAACCCATCGTTGATCTGTGTAGCAACCATTGCTGCTGTTGTGGACAACCGCCTGCTCATTCATTTTGACAATTGGGATGACACATATGATTACTG GTGTGATGCCAGCAGTCCATACATACACCCTGTTGGTTACTGTGAAGAGGCTGAGCTAACTCTGACCACTCCAGCTG AATATAAACAACCCAAGAGTTTCTCATGGGAGAAATACCTGGAAGAGACAGGAACACAGGCTGCTCCTGCTCGGGCTTTCAAACCG CGACCTCCACATGGCTTCCAGGTTGGAATGAAAGTGGAAGCTGTTGATAAGAGGAACCCCATGCTCATCCGTGTTGCAACTATAGCAGACACAGAGGACCACCGGCTGAAG ATCCATTTTGATGGCTGGAGTTTGGAGTATGACTACTGGGTGGAGACAGACTGCCCCGATCTGCACCCTGTGGGGTGGTGTCAGAAAACTGGACACCCACTACAATACCCTAACG GGTCCAGTGATTTATTGACTGCCTCAGGACAAGGATGTCCTACCCCGGGATGCAACGGGGTTGGCCACATTAGAGGACCTCGCTATGGGACTCACTACAC tcaggtGAGTTGTCCCTACTCAGAGATGAATCTGAACAAGGAGGGCTTGCTGCCAGACCGCCTCAGCGGAGAACGACCTCTCACCCTCAGCGGACCTCATCCTCGTGGGCGACGCCCCGATCCTCACACGAACACTACCACGCAGAACTCCTCAACGCCTGAGCAGCCTGAGGGGGCCGAGGACTCCCAGAACAG GAAACCAGCGACAGTGGAAGCTGACCGCGTAGGGCGCAACAACCAGCCTGAGCCACTGGGTGGAGCCAGTGAGCAGAGCCACAATGGAACAAGGCCTAAACG GACTGCTCCGGTTCCTAAATACCTGAAAATGCATTATGTTAAAGAGGAGCTCGGCGACAGTAAAG cCTCTCCAGATGCCATCTCTCTCCAGCAGGCCCTCCACGAGTCTGTGTTCTCCCCCGGCATCTCTGCCTCCCCCCCTCACCGGGTGGCTCTCTGCTGGGACAAACACTGCCAGCTGCTGCCCGAGGTCCTGGGGCTGACTGCCAAGAGAGTGGCCACTTGGAGCGCAGAGGAG gtggccaGTTTTGTCAAAGGACTCCCTGGATGTAAAGAACATGCTGCTACATTTAAAACAGAG CAAATAGATGGTGAGGCCTTCCTGCTACTCACTCAAACAGACATTGTCAAGATCCTGTCAATCAAGTTAGGACCCGCCCTGAAGATCTACAACTCCATCCTTATGTTGAAGAACGCAGACGAAGAGTAA